In Oryzias melastigma strain HK-1 linkage group LG16, ASM292280v2, whole genome shotgun sequence, a single genomic region encodes these proteins:
- the LOC112143174 gene encoding hairy/enhancer-of-split related with YRPW motif protein 1, with protein MKRNHNYSSSESDLDDNIEVEKDSGDENCQLDSHGSMSPSTTTQVQARKRRRGIIEKRRRDRINNSLSELRRLVPSAFEKQGSAKLEKAEILQMTVDHLKMLHAASGKGYFEAHALAKDYRSLGFRECLAETARYLSVVEGRDATDSLRVRLVSHLSNCASQREVHSGLEHLAWGSAYGTAPAHLPHHLLLQHPQGRTPAPKSNSTPPLSSSSSSSPSSIDGSGQSRLGVMPPTESTRVPPSGSLPFSLPVAASKLSPPLVSSLSSLSSFPLAFGAFPLISPGVASAVTPPSTTSKPYRPWGMEIGAF; from the exons ATGAAGCGAAACCACAACTACAGCTCCTCTGAAAGCGACCTGGACGACAACATTGAAGTGGAAAAGGACAGTGGCGATGAAAATTG TCAACTGGACTCCCACGGATCAATGTCACCCTCCACAACCACACAAGTTCAGGCCAGAAAGAGGCGCAGAGGG ATAATTGAGAAAAGGAGACGTGACCGGATTAATAACAGTCTGTCTGAACTGAGAAGACTGGTCCCAAGTGCTTTTGAAAAACAG GGGTCAGCTAAGttggaaaaagcagaaattttgCAAATGACGGTGGACCACCTGAAGATGCTTCATGCTGCAAGCGGAAAag GTTACTTTGAGGCTCACGCGCTTGCTAAGGATTACCGCAGCCTGGGCTTCAGGGAGTGTCTGGCGGAGACGGCCCGCTACCTGAGTGTGGTGGAGGGTCGAGACGCCACAGATTCCCTCCGAGTGCGATTGGTGTCCCATCTCAGCAACTGCGCCTCTCAGAGGGAAGTGCACTCTGGACTGGAACATTTAGCCTGGGGCTCTGCATACGGCACCGCCCCCGCCCATCTCCCCCACCACCTCCTTCTGCAGCACCCTCAGGGCAGGACACCTGCACCCAAAAGCAACAGCACCCCACCCTTgtcctcctcgtcttcatccTCCCCTTCGTCCATTGATGGATCTGGGCAGTCCAGACTTGGTGTCATGCCCCCCACGGAATCCACCAGGGTGCCGCCTAGCGGCTCCTTACCTTTCAGTCTGCCTGTGGCGGCATCTAAGCTTTCGCCGCCACTCGTGTCGTCCCTGTCCTCGCTGTCCTCTTTCCCACTCGCCTTCGGTGCATTTCCTCTCATCTCACCAGGAGTCGCCAGCGCAGTGACTCCCCCCTCCACCACGTCGAAGCCTTACAGACCCTGGGGCATGGAGATTGGGGCTTTCTGA